Proteins found in one Aspergillus chevalieri M1 DNA, chromosome 2, nearly complete sequence genomic segment:
- a CDS encoding DNA-directed RNA polymerase III subunit C31 (COG:F;~EggNog:ENOG410PS6D;~InterPro:IPR024661;~PFAM:PF11705;~go_process: GO:0006383 - transcription by RNA polymerase III [Evidence IEA]), which translates to MSRFGAKKGRKLPGAEFSWETDAGGEPDTAPTPLYPKYNVTRAMLLSPREQLQVDYYRDLRERFHEGPYYSVLDAASSSAKRGSAARANFDPFHGMPSYSGKYQKKKRTLPKLQGRPYIMKFFPRELWQTIQPSFKPETSMDGYVPQVARTGAKRGFEDDEEEEEDMKRRKAGEDDEEGGEGEGDILDPDEEQEEEIVDDDFEDDDDDMGGDYNAEQYFDGGDDEYGDDGFGDGGGGGGEEDTF; encoded by the exons ATGTCGCGATTTGGAGCAAAGAAGGGCAGAAAACTGCCCGGAGCCGAGTTCTCCTGGGAGACCGACGCCGGCGGGGAGCCAGACACAGCACCTACGCCTCTTTATCCT AAATACAATGTCACTCGCGCGATGCTCCTCAGCCCACGCGAGCAGCTCCAAGTCGACTACTACCGCGACCTGCGCGAACGCTTCCACGAAGGCCCGTATTACTCCGTTCTCGATGCCGCGTCATCCTCTGCGAAGAGAGGAAGTGCTGCGCGTGCCAACTTTGATCCGTTTCACGGCATGCCGTCGTATTCGGGGAAGTatcaaaagaagaagaggacgtTGCCGAAGTTGCAGGGGAGGCCGTATA TTATGAAATTCTTCCCCCGAGAACTGTGGCAGACAATCCAGCCTAGTTTCAAGCCGGAAACCTCGATGGATGGCTACGTTCCACAAGTTGCACGTACAGGCGCCAAGCGTGGCttcgaggacgacgaggaagaggaggaagatatgaAGCGACGGAAAGCtggtgaagatgatgaagaaggtGGTGAGGGCGAAGGGGACATTCTGGACCCCGATGAAGagcaggaagaggagattgtggatgatgatttcgaggacgatgacgatgatatgGGCGGTGATTATAATGCAGAGCAGTATTTTGATGGCGGAGACGATGAATATGGGGATGATGGGTTTGGGgatgggggaggaggaggtggtgaggAGGATACTTTTTAG
- a CDS encoding SAP domain protein (COG:S;~EggNog:ENOG410PP6Z;~InterPro:IPR035979,IPR003034,IPR032552,IPR036361, IPR034257;~PFAM:PF16294,PF02037;~go_function: GO:0003676 - nucleic acid binding [Evidence IEA]), translated as MTDYSKWKVTDLKAELKRRGIAQTGLRVKQQFIDKLLEAEAGDQAGESTEGASAGPETTNAQGTAEQQPAEAEQPAEQPTPDVPQDVKPEEQKTEEPKLEQAQEPLAQNGDVEKRDEPKPAEPTAEKTPRDEAEVDQPMTDTVEQEQQEEKPQEEEQTDAGKETEKPPEDAPTLQAQPDEAPAQPVEQAPGDAVAQEAPSEQREPTGTEPAAPTDKDAPSAKAPEADNELPPALPTEEVAEDRLKRKRRSQSPIATPEALASKKAKAQDETPRVVLPEDREGLATEQQLGKEQVQQEEAREEHGAPAPTPEEPRPRKEAPPKQDARFKGLFAGAEREQVRPASPPADTEMRDAEVEPALHVATAALYIGGLMRPLQPGMLRNHLVNLASAPGSSPSEDVIVDFHLDHIKTHCFVSFANVSAASRVRSALHGNIWPNERNRKNLFVDFIPEQKLQQWIDMEEESRGRGGPQPRWEVRYDRTEDGVEAVLEEIDPKSAAGNPPPRSRQESMTDGLRVPPSGPRAERERFPSGPSRAPPPAEPRPSRPGQGFKPLDELFKSTTVKPKLYYLPVSRETADRRLDRFDDLLRKGDYPRRGGDETRRISFEDGDLFVDNGPEFAGGGRNNRRRRGRGHGGGFRDSWRG; from the coding sequence ATGACCGACTATTCCAAATGGAAAGTGACCGACCTGAAGGCTGAGCTGAAACGGCGCGGTATTGCGCAGACCGGCCTGCGAGTTAAACAACAGTTTATCGATAAACTTCTCGAGGCTGAAGCTGGCGACCAAGCTGGAGAATCGACAGAGGGAGCTTCCGCTGGACCGGAAACCACCAATGCGCAGGGTACAGCTGAGCAGCAACCCGCTGAAGCTGAACAACCCGCGGAACAGCCGACCCCCGACGTGCCGCAAGACGTGAAGCCCGAAGAACAGAAGACGGAAGAACCGAAGCTGGAACAAGCACAGGAACCATTGGCTCAAAATGGCGATGTCGAAAAGCGCGATGAACCTAAACCTGCGGAGCCGACGGCGGAGAAAACACCAAGGGATGAGGCCGAGGTAGACCAGCCAATGACCGACACGGTTGAACAAGAGCAACAAGAGGAGAAACCACAAGAAGAGGAACAGACGGATGCAGGAAAGGAAACCGAGAAACCTCCAGAAGATGCGCCGACCCTTCAGGCCCAGCCCGATGAGGCTCCCGCTCAACCGGTTGAGCAGGCTCCCGGTGACGCAGTGGCCCAGGAAGCTCCATCTGAACAGCGCGAACCCACAGGAACGGAACCTGCAGCTCCTACCGATAAGGATGCACCATCAGCCAAAGCCCCGGAAGCGGACAACGAATTGCCCCCTGCCCTCCCTACCGAAGAAGTGGCCGAGGACAGGCTTAAACGGAAGCGACGCAGCCAAAGCCCGATTGCAACGCCCGAAGCGCTTGCCAGTAAGAAGGCTAAAGCGCAGGATGAGACACCGCGTGTGGTGTTGCCAGAGGACCGGGAAGGTCTCGCTACAGAACAACAATTAGGCAAAGAGCAGGTGCAGCAAGAGGAAGCCAGAGAGGAGCATGGCGCACCTGCACCTACTCCCGAGGAGCCGCGTCCTAGGAAGGAAGCACCACCTAAGCAAGATGCCCGGTTTAAGGGTCTCTTTGCTGGCGCAGAGCGGGAACAGGTCCGCCCTGCTTCGCCTCCGGCGGACACGGAAATGAGAGACGCAGAGGTTGAGCCTGCTCTTCATGTTGCTACCGCAGCTCTCTATATTGGCGGACTGATGCGTCCGCTCCAGCCAGGAATGCTGCGAAATCATCTAGTCAATTTGGCGTCTGCTCCAGGATCTTCGCCTAGTGAAGACGTAATTGTCGACTTCCATCTGGATCATATCAAGACACATTGCTTCGTCAGCTTTGCAAACGTCTCAGCAGCATCACGAGTTCGCTCTGCACTACATGGTAATATCTGGCCAAACGAACGGAACCGCAAGAATCTCTTTGTTGATTTCATTCCGGAGCAAAAGCTTCAACAATGGATTGACATGGAGGAAGAATCACGAGGACGTGGTGGTCCTCAGCCCCGTTGGGAGGTTAGGTACGATCGCACTGAAGATGGCGTCGAAGCCGTCCTGGAAGAAATCGATCCCAAGAGCGCTGCCGGAAACCCACCTCCACGAAGCCGCCAGGAATCCATGACTGACGGCCTCCGCGTGCCTCCATCGGGTCCGCGTGCTGAAAGAGAGCGATTCCCATCGGGTCCTTCACGAGCACCGCCACCGGCAGAACCTCGGCCATCACGACCTGGGCAGGGCTTCAAACCACTCGACGAATTGTTTAAGTCCACAACTGTCAAACCCAAACTCTACTACCTCCCGGTATCACGAGAAACGGCAGATCGACGACTGGACCGGTTCGATGATCTATTGCGAAAGGGAGACTATCCCCGTCGTGGAGGTGATGAGACCAGACGCATCTCATTCGAGGATGGAGATCTGTTCGTGGACAATGGGCCGGAATTCGCAGGAGGAGGTCGGAACAACCGACGTCGACGGGGCCGCGGGCACGGTGGTGGCTTTAGGGATTCGTGGAGAGGATAA
- a CDS encoding electron transfer flavoprotein subunit beta/FixA family protein (BUSCO:EOG09263WWI;~COG:C;~EggNog:ENOG410PFI6;~InterPro:IPR033948,IPR014730,IPR012255,IPR014729;~PFAM:PF01012;~go_function: GO:0009055 - electron transfer activity [Evidence IEA]), producing the protein MLIKENVQIKPRINKAQTGVETAGVKHSLNPFDELSIEEAVRLRERKGPLSVDNILALSAGGPKCADTLRTAMAMGADRAFHIDVAEGNDGPEPLTVAKMLKGVVEKENINLVLLGKQAIDGDQGQTGQMLAGLLGWPQATQASKVDVKDGEGTVEVVHEVDGGTETLKAKLPMVITTDLRLNEPRYASLPNIMKAKKKPLEKKTLADFGVEDQRRLKTLKVTEPPPRQGGGKVEDVGGLVSKLKELGAL; encoded by the exons ATGCTAATAAAGGAAAATGTACAGATCAAACCCCGCATTAACAAAGCCCAAACCGGCGTTGAAACCGCCGGCGTCAAACATTCCCTCAACCCCTTCGACGAGCTCTCCATCGAAGAAGCCGTCCGCCTGCGCGAACGCAAAGGCCCCCTCTCCGTTGACAACATCCTCGCCCTCTCCGCCGGCGGCCCCAAATGCGCCGACACTCTGCGCACCGCGATGGCCATGGGCGCCGACCGCGCCTTCCACATCGACGTCGCTGAGGGCAACGACGGCCCGGAGCCGCTGACCGTCGCCAAGATGCTCAAGGGTGTTGTCGAGAAGGAGAACATTAACCTGGTGCTGCTGGGGAAGCAGGCGATTGATGGGGACCAGGGACAGACGGGGCAGATGCTTGCGGGGTTGCTGGGGTGGCCACAGGCGACGCAGGCAAGCAAGGTTGATGTGAAGGATGGGGAGGGGACGGTGGAGGTCGTCCATGAGGTTGATGGGGGTACGGAGACGCTGAAGGCGAAGTTGCCGATGGTTATTACTACGGATTTGAGATTGAATGAGCCGCGGTATGCGAGCTTGCCGAATATCATGAAGGCTAAGAAGAAGCcgttggagaagaagacgCTGGCCGACTTTGGGGTTGAGGATCAGCGGAGATTGAAGACGCTGAAGGTTACTG AACCCCCGCCGCGCCAGGGAGGCGGCAAGGTCGAAGACGTGGGCGGCTTGGTCTCCAAGCTGAAGGAACTCGGCGCTCTGTAA
- a CDS encoding uncharacterized protein (COG:S;~EggNog:ENOG410PJ1M), protein MVVPSSFPAVKAHLDQVLSDPSIGLDTTLLDKLKIEFTENVDPTVPATLLTQIPQLLPVLQEDPTPLTVLGTRATAYFSFADLRSVEPPVNFVAGFKAPSPPINLLALSLLEKAGQVPSDAAMVAGDSELVASLVELWLSTSSTEVAQAALDTIWALLEIDNENSRENGADVKVGGQGLVWRRMFTDKDVYGTLFSICSLNDDRPGSLPKRDKTVAQGRLMGLLVRAGRLRWDIISTSQVPEVESKYQSNSLLHFAACQMVDKSDVLMHMTLLNFFRDLLEIDAPGLVARSYVQSASTFSSPALDFLITHNVHPTVLECYLDESKLDPVDFSFLHGPIMTYVAQYTELYPNHFLQNQQSLLDRVLERVTESLRISSTQWAHGRIPSGQLNVLSSLPRVLLVEASKQGLNPVLALPTNPPSKEALNALARILHGPQRSSTPNSTELNSSGQTPTDWQKEAAAARYLYFVYLNDHPNLWKDIVASADILAMKDVCLASMSFMQAIVTANWQTLTDQVIAPVPGMGSRFQLPSEQSLGSVSPSKQGSLPTSGSWAVLTPPALLTLLPYLFKPPRSYAEFVGGGAGDAENAVWKIATAKYDVLVTLHDRMKELDNKTPEFEDIMRTLQQRVRDGPLGPITRTVQNVGTIGL, encoded by the coding sequence ATGGTGGTGCCATCATCATTTCCCGCGGTGAAAGCCCACCTGGACCAGGTCCTAAGCGACCCCTCCATCGGCTTAGACACCACGCTTCTTGACAAGTTGAAAATAGAATTCACGGAGAACGTCGATCCTACAGTTCCTGCAACGCTTCTGACGCAGATTCCGCAGCTTCTACCAGTCCTCCAGGAAGACCCAACTCCCCTCACCGTGCTGGGTACCCGAGCTACCGCATATTTCTCCTTCGCTGATCTCCGATCCGTCGAACCGCCGGTCAACTTCGTCGCAGGCTTCAAGGCACCGTCGCCACCGATCAATCTGTTGGCTCTTTCATTATTAGAGAAGGCAGGGCAAGTGCCCAGTGATGCTGCGATGGTGGCTGGCGATTCGGAGCTGGTTGCTTCCCTTGTGGAACTCTGGCTTTCGACGTCTTCGACCGAGGTGGCTCAGGCTGCATTGGATACGATTTGGGCGCTTTTGGAAATTGATAATGAGAATTCTCGGGAGAATGGTGCGGATGTGAAGGTCGGAGGACAGGGCCTCGTGTGGAGGAGGATGTTTACCGACAAGGATGTCTATGGAACCCTCTTCTCCATATGCAGTCTCAACGACGACAGACCGGGGAGCCTTCCAAAGCGCGATAAAACAGTGGCTCAAGGCAGGCTGATGGGACTTCTTGTGAGAGCGGGTAGACTACGCTGGGACATCATCTCGACTTCGCAAGTTCCCGAAGTTGAATCCAAATACCAGAGTAACAGCTTACTGCATTTCGCGGCTTGCCAGATGGTCGACAAGAGTGATGTACTGATGCATATGACACTATTGAACTTCTTCCGTGACCTTCTAGAAATCGATGCTCCGGGTCTTGTGGCGAGGAGCTACGTGCAGTCCGCATCTACGttttcttctcctgctctGGACTTTCTTATTACCCACAATGTGCACCCGACAGTGCTTGAATGCTATTTGGATGAATCCAAGCTCGACCCCGTGGATTTCAGCTTTCTTCATGGTCCGATTATGACTTACGTCGCGCAATATACAGAACTCTATCCCAACCACTTTCTTCAAAACCAGCAGAGTTTGTTGGATCGCGTCTTGGAACGAGTTACCGAGTCTCTTAGGATATCGTCTACACAATGGGCACATGGTCGGATCCCAAGCGGCCAACTCAATGttctctcttcccttccCCGCGTGCTGTTAGTGGAGGCCAGTAAGCAAGGTCTAAATCCTGTGCTTGCGCTTCCTACCAACCCACCCAGCAAGGAAGCATTGAATGCCCTTGCTAGAATACTCCACGGCCCACAGAGGTCGAGCACTCCCAATTCAACGGAGCTCAATTCTTCTGGCCAGACCCCAACAGACTGGCAAAAAGAGGCAGCGGCAGCTCGTTACTTGTATTTTGTTTATCTGAACGACCACCCCAATCTCTGGAAGGATATTGTCGCGTCAGCTGACATTCTGGCTATGAAAGACGTCTGCTTGGCATCGATGTCATTTATGCAAGCCATTGTAACTGCGAATTGGCAGACTTTGACCGATCAGGTCATCGCGCCAGTCCCTGGTATGGGCTCCCGATTCCAGCTTCCATCCGAGCAAAGCCTGGGTAGTGTGTCTCCATCTAAGCAGGGATCACTGCCAACTTCGGGCTCTTGGGCAGTCCTTACACCACCAGCTTTGTTGACGCTACTGCCCTATTTGTTCAAGCCGCCACGGTCCTACGCGGAATTCGTTGGAGGCGGAGCTGGTGATGCGGAGAATGCGGTTTGGAAGATTGCTACTGCGAAGTATGATGTGCTCGTAACCTTGCATGATCGGATGAAGGAGTTGGACAACAAGACACCGGAGTTTGAAGACATCATGCGGACTCTGCAGCAACGAGTTAGAGATGGACCATTGGGGCCTATCACGCGGACTGTGCAAAATGTTGGAACTATAGGGCTGTGA
- a CDS encoding OSTA/TMEM184 family protein (COG:T;~EggNog:ENOG410PM3Y;~InterPro:IPR005178;~PFAM:PF03619;~TransMembrane:7 (o30-54i66-86o92-117i162-185o205-227i239-263o283-304i)) — protein sequence MGWPVCNSTTEEQSINEVPLWDGGITFHQMALIVGGAFAIVAGIVSFYIIMGHATHYSKPLEQRHIIRILLMVPIYSLVAWLSIYFHKQAVYYSVIGDCYEAFTISAFFALMCHYLAPDLHSQKNYFRGIKPKQWVWPLNWMQKCCGGEHGIWRVPRSGLTWFNVIWVGIFQYCVLRVLMTIVAVVTQHFNLYCESSLSPAFSHIWVLVIESAAVTIAMYCLIQFYVQIKDDIKQHRPFLKILSIKLVIFLCFWQSTLISFLYSAGVIKDSEKIEATDWKVGLPNLLITIEMAIFSVLHLWAFAWKEYSLDHAQVHDDEVTDFYGNGKVSYQGGPWGMKALLDALNPLDLLKAIGRSFRWLFVGRKKRTLDPSYQVPSEQIGLDQADNVPTTIVTAYEGAGPFMAGGRGNSPPGEEGEDLLSHAQPNPTLNRLSSGLSPSPYEDPHSSRFYSTSQDRLSDSSMLDPMAPAHQPYSPYEHDSFNNPYMVPSDSELDAHRHYRHPSSNSSGQESGVTTRLYHPNDNLHQHDPIPMPDAYQPPPLHDDYERGRSRY from the exons ATGGGTTGGCCGGTGTGCAATTCGACGACGGAGGAACAATCCA TCAACGAGGTTCCATTATGGGATGGCGGAATTACTTTTCATCAGATGGCTCTGATAGTCGGGGGTGCTTTTGCCATTGTTGCTGGTATTGTGTCGTTTTACATTATCATGGGTCATGCGACACATTACAGCAAGCCGTTGGAACAGCGACA CATAATTCGAATCCTGTTGATGGTCCCAATCTACTCCCTCGTCGCGTGGCTCAGTATCTACTTCCATAAACAGGCAGTCTATTACAGTGTCATCGGCGATTGCTACGAAGCGTTTACGATCTCCGCATTCTTCGCCCTTATGTGTCATTACCTCGCGCCAGATCTGCATAGCCAAAAGAATTACTTCCGTGGAATCAAACCGAAACAATGGGTCTGGCCGTTGAACTGGATGCAAAAGTGCTGCGGAGGGGAACATGGGATCTGGAGAGTTCCACGGAGTGGGTTGACCTGGTTTAAT GTCATCTGGGTTGGCATCTTCCAATATTGTGTTCTCCGGGTGCTTATGACTATCGTCGCGGTTGTGACGCAGCACTTTAACTTGTACTGCGAATCCTCCTTGAGTCCGGCATTCTCACATATTTGG GTTCTCGTCATTGAATCCGCTGCGGTCACCATCGCCATGTACTGCCTGATTCAATTCTATGTCCAGATCAAGGATGACATCAAGCAACATCGGCCATTTCTCAAGATTCTCTCCATCAAGCTGGTTATCTTCCTTTGCTTCTGGCAATCG ACTCTGATCTCTTTCCTCTACTCTGCTGGGGTCATCAAGGATTCCGAGAAAATTGAAGCGACCGACTGGAAGGTCGGCCTTCCCAATCTACTCATCACCATTGAAATGGCTATATTCTCCGTCTTGCACCTGTGGGCCTTCGCATGGAAGGAGTATTCTCTTGACCACGCTCAAGTTCATGATGATGAAGTGACCGACTTCTACGGAAATGGAAAGGTCAGCTACCAAGGCGGACCCTGGGGCATGAAGGCGCTGCTCGATGCTCTGAACCCGCTTGACCTGCTCAAGGCCATTGGCCGCAGCTTCCGCTGGCTATTCGTGGGCCGCAAGAAGCGAACTCTCGACCCCAGCTACCAAGTTCCATCTGAGCAGATCGGTCTCGACCAAGCAGACAATGTCCCTACCACCATCGTAACCGCCTACGAAGGCGCCGGTCCCTTCATGGCCGGTGGAAGAGGAAACTCTCCCCcaggggaagaaggagaagaccTGCTATCTCACGCACAACCCAACCCGACTCTCAACCGACTTTCGTCCGGACTATCACCCTCTCCCTACGAAGACCCACACAGCAGTCGATTCTACTCTACCAGCCAAGACAGACTTAGCGATTCTTCCATGCTGGATCCCATGGCACCCGCACACCAACCCTACTCACCCTACGAGCACGATTCCTTCAACAACCCCTACATGGTGCCCTCTGACAGCGAACTCGACGCACACCGTCACTACCGTCATCCTTCCTCGAACAGCAGTGGACAAGAGTCAGGTGTCACGACCCGTCTCTACCATCCAAATGACAACCTGCACCAGCATGACCCCATTCCCATGCCTGATGCTTACCAACCGCCGCCGCTCCATGACGACTACGAACGCGGGCGTAGCAGGTATTAA
- a CDS encoding COP9 signalosome complex subunit 6 (COG:O,T;~EggNog:ENOG410PH1R;~InterPro:IPR024969,IPR037518,IPR033859,IPR000555;~MEROPS:MER0030137;~PFAM:PF13012,PF01398;~go_component: GO:0008180 - COP9 signalosome [Evidence IEA];~go_function: GO:0005515 - protein binding [Evidence IEA];~go_function: GO:0008237 - metallopeptidase activity [Evidence IEA];~go_function: GO:0070122 - isopeptidase activity [Evidence IEA];~go_process: GO:0000338 - protein deneddylation [Evidence IEA]): protein MADQAKSLVSQKSSDSGLHIQLHPLILLSISDHITRHAARQQRGPIIGALLGQQDGREITLEHTFECLVAPGENGEVQLPHDWFVERVKQFKDVHKVPALDLVGWWSTAPPSGPNTSHLPIHRQILQNYNESAVFLTFHPSQIQIGASNGSKLPLTVYESVYEGDNAAEGDKAMQVDNEEQSLNIRFRELPYSIETGEAEMIGVDTVARSARNAASDTSAAPQQEMQTKGKKEQKDAMLSPEEEELVASLNTRLNAVRTLESRVSLIKSYISALSTTEETPDQNQKASKPSSELLSHPHLRNINSLLSNLSLLTPPEQSAFSAESLAQTNDVLLVSLLGQLGQSVKDMRELGRKAAIVNNVRQSMGMASRKGGKAARLESEFLSGREGPAGMFA, encoded by the exons ATGGCAGACCAAGCGAAGTCGTTAGTTTCCCAGAAATCTTCGGATTCGGGCCTTCATATCCAACTCCATcctctcatcctcctctcgaTCTCCGACCACATCACTCGCCATGCCGCACGACAACAGCGGGGACCTATCATCGGAGCGCTATTGGGCCAGCAGGATGGCCGCGAGATTACATTGGAGCATACGTTCGAGTGCTTAGTTGCTCCTGGTGAAAATGGAGAAGTTCAGTTGCCGCATGACTGGTTCGTTGAGCGGGTGAAGCAGT TCAAGGACGTCCACAAAGTCCCAGCTCTCGACCTTGTTGGATGGTGGTCAACCGCACCACCTTCAGGCCCCAACACCTCCCACCTCCCCATTCATCGCCAGATCCTCCAAAACTACAATGAATCCGCCGTATTCCTTACATTCCATCCTTCCCAAATCCAAATAGGAGCTTCGAATGGATCCAAGCTTCCGTTGACAGTCTACGAAAGTGTCTATGAGGGAGACAATGCTGCAGAGGGCGATAAGGCCATGCAGGTGGATAATGAGGAGCAGTCACTGAACATCCGATTCCGGGAGCTGCCGTATTCTATTGAAACTGGCGAGGCGGAGATGATTGGCGTTGATACTGTTGCCAGGAGCGCGAGAAATGCGGCATCAGACACCAGTGCGGCGCCGCAGCAAGAGATGCAAACcaagggaaagaaagaacagaAAGATGCGATGCTTTCgccggaagaggaagaac TGGTCGCCAGCCTCAACACCCGCCTCAACGCCGTTCGAACCCTTGAATCTCGAGTCTCTCTAATCAAATCCTACATCTCCGCTCTATCTACCACCGAAGAAACCCCCGACCAAAACCAAAAAGCAtccaaaccctcctccgAACTCCTCTCCCACCCTCACCTCcgcaatatcaactccctcctctcaaacctctccctcctcacaCCCCCTGAACAAAGCGCCTTCTCCGCCGAGTCCCTCGCGCAGACCAACGATGTCCTCCTGGTCTCCCTGCTCGGACAGCTGGGTCAAAGCGTCAAGGATATGCGCGAACTGGGCCGGAAGGCGGCTATCGTGAACAACGTGAGACAGAGCATGGGCATGGCGTCGCGCAAGGGCGGGAAAGCGGCTCGGTTGGAGAGTGAGTTTCTTAGTGGTAGGGAGGGGCCGGCTGGGATGTTCGCGTAG
- a CDS encoding NAD(P)/FAD-dependent oxidoreductase (COG:E;~EggNog:ENOG410PJ6Z;~InterPro:IPR006076,IPR036188;~PFAM:PF01266;~go_function: GO:0016491 - oxidoreductase activity [Evidence IEA];~go_process: GO:0055114 - oxidation-reduction process [Evidence IEA]), giving the protein MGSTDSLPAGLPVGNPTTPFWRTELHPLDDLRATPELPQQSDIVIIGAGYAGVSIAYHLLKQQDQKGQPHPSITILEARQICSGATGRNGGHIRPDLYGHIPTYIERHGTEAGVELANFELSHVKALKDVIVKEEIDCDLNITRNMNVYLNEAHGEKAKRTYEALASQAHSFVEDIHYTPQKHAEGISGVKGAKACMSYTAGTLWPYKFVLGLLSKIVDYSALNVQANTPVTSVSSESDSSHLVNTPRGSIHASKVIYATNAYTPGLLPEYSSHIVPVRGICCHITIPEGKNAPFLPYSYILNTENGDGCSYLITRPDGSIITGGAQYTFKEAKEQWYGVVDDSTLIEPAKDYYNDYMQRTFQGWEDSGAYVKEIWTGIMGYSYDSNPHVGEIPDKPGQYICAGFNGHGMPVIFLTAKGLAEIIQTGKSFEEAKLPRIFKSTMKRLQAAQEASDGGDVLA; this is encoded by the exons ATGGGCTCTACAGACTCCCTACCTGCCGGCCTCCCGGTCGGAAACCCCACGACTCCCTTCTGGAGAACCGAATTACATCCCCTCGATGACCTGCGAGCTACTCCGGAATTGCCCCAGCAGAGCGACATCGTCATAATTGGCGCTGGGTATGCCGGGGTCAGCATCGCATATCATCTATTGAAGCAACAGGATCAGAAAGGCCAACCCCACCCGTCGATAACTATTCTGGAAGCGAGACAGATCTGTTCGGGTGCTACCGGCCGTAATGGTGGCCACATACGACCTGATTTGTATGGTCATATTCCGACATACATTGAACGACATGGAACCGAGGCCGGTGTAGAGCTGGCCAATTTTGAGCTTTCACATGTTAAAGCCCTGAAAGACGTCATTGTCAAGGAAGAGATTGATTGCGATCTCAACATTACTCGGAATATGAATGTATATCTCAATGAAGCCCATGGAGAGAAGGCGAAACGGACATATGAGGCACTGGCATCCCAGGCGCATTCGTTTGTCGAGGACATACATTATACACCCCAGAAACATGCTGAAGGA ATTTCTGGCGTCAAAGGTGCCAAGGCTTGCATGTCCTATACTGCAGGCACGTTGTGGCCTTACAAGTTCGTTCTCGGATTACTTTCGAAGATCGTGGACTATAGTGCTCTGAATGTACAGGCGAATACCCCAGTCACATCCGTGTCATCTGAATCTGACTCCAGTCACCTGGTCAACACTCCCCGCGGATCAATTCATGCTTCCAAAGTCATCTATGCTACAAATGCCTACACACCCGGCTTACTCCCGGAATACTCCTCACATATCGTGCCTGTTCGTGGAATATGCTGTCACATCACTATCCCCGAGGGCAAAAATGCCCCTTTCCTACCATACTCTTACATCCTCAACACAGAGAATGGAGACGGATGCAGCTACCTGATCACCCGACCTGACGGGAGCATAATCACCGGCGGCGCCCAATACACATTCAAAGAAGCTAAGGAGCAGTGGTATGGTGTGGTAGATGACAGTACACTGATTGAGCCTGCAAAGGACTATTACAATGACTACATGCAGCGCACGTTTCAGGGCTGGGAGGACAGCGGTGCATATGTCAAGGAGATTTGGACTGGAA TTATGGGTTATTCGTACGATTCCAACCCTCACGTTGGTGAAATCCCAGACAAACCCGGACAGTATATTTGTGCGGGATTCAATGGGCACGGAATGCCAGTAATCTTCTTAACTGCCAAAGGGCTCGCCGAAATTATCCAGACGGGCAAAAGTTTTGAAGAGGCTAAATTACCGCGCATCTTCAAGTCCACAATGAAGAGACTGCAGGCGGCTCAGGAAGCGTCGGATGGAGGTGATGTTCTGGCTTGA